In Rhodothermus marinus DSM 4252, a single genomic region encodes these proteins:
- a CDS encoding MerC domain-containing protein produces MLTEKSRWDRVGIWLSGICLVHCLLLPLALVVLPVSALVITWHEDVHIVFAVLLVPTTALAFYQGYRRHRQKRVLWGFGPGLALVLLASFPGHEALGVLGGTLVTMLGSALLIWGHWQNWRLQARCAVQPVAESKENATAGTTESASFYTISEKS; encoded by the coding sequence ATGTTGACCGAAAAATCACGGTGGGATCGGGTGGGGATCTGGCTTTCCGGGATCTGTCTTGTCCACTGTCTGCTGCTCCCACTGGCGCTGGTGGTGTTGCCGGTCAGTGCACTGGTGATCACCTGGCACGAAGACGTGCATATCGTATTTGCCGTGCTGCTGGTGCCCACCACGGCGCTGGCGTTTTATCAGGGCTATCGCCGACATCGTCAGAAGCGGGTGCTGTGGGGATTCGGTCCGGGACTGGCGCTGGTGCTGCTGGCCAGCTTTCCCGGCCACGAAGCGCTGGGGGTGCTGGGCGGTACGCTGGTCACGATGCTCGGCAGCGCCTTGCTCATCTGGGGACACTGGCAGAACTGGCGGCTGCAGGCCCGGTGTGCGGTGCAGCCCGTGGCCGAATCCAAAGAAAATGCCACCGCAGGCACTACTGAATCCGCTTCGTTTTATACGATTTCTGAAAAATCATAG
- a CDS encoding efflux RND transporter permease subunit, which translates to MKITDLAIRQRTTVLVLTVLLAVGGLVSYLTIPKESFPSIEIPNIVITTVYPGASPEDIESLITKPIEEELQGITGIDEIRSTSTEGVSTIVVEFMPDQISLDEAFQKVRDKVDIAKAELPEDAEEPIVSEIDLSELPIMTINLAAPYALSRLKEVAEDLSDELEALPDVLEATVVGGLEREVQVNVDRAALQAYNLTFNDVINAIQRENTNLPGGSIDVDRLNYLVRVDGEFEVPEEINNIVIKAPNGKPIYVRDVAEVVFGYKERDSYAYLRVLQREEDGRLVPVHNQSGEPLQVVSLSIRKRSGANILETTEAIRQVLDRFPFPAGTEVVITGDQSEDVRTLVRDLENNIISGLIFVVAVLLFFLGVRTATLVGIAIPLSMFTSFLVFQALGYTLNFVILFSLIIALGMLVDNAIVIVENIYRFREQGYSRFEAARLATAEVGGAVVASTATTVAAFVPMLFWPGIIGEFMSFLPLTLIITLTSSLFVALVINPVLTGYFMRVEGEKAPRPPRRVRVLAAAVILTLGLVLGLANWKTLVVLAVAVPVIYLLHRYIFSPIGNWFIHHGLPGLIQRYRAFLSWMLERDYSVRHALLRNTFALGSFTLGVVLLVLGGGLSALLGGGPAGMVLTVPGTILAVVGLIGIVLHTLETLFLGGWATVRGGLIFGAVVLVITGLMYLSPREVALTTIVELLTLPLLIIVVGLLGALLNRRGRRYLILTDNRARLLNSVLGALFAILAMFAIAPTGVEFFPKTDPNQIQVTLTAPLGTNVETTDRIAREALARIEQLLNEHPEDRANVKNIQVNVGVGGDRMFGGGSSKPEVATITLDLVDYEDRAVSSRETLDRLRRQLQGIPGVTIKIDQDNPGPPTGPPVNIEISGPEFTEIVRITQEIKQRLIEAAATGRIPGLVDITDNLNTGRPELRVRIDRERAGRFGLSTQQIASTVRAAINGIEASQYRTGEDEYDITVRLKEADRRSLESLRNLTILHEGQQIPLAAVADFELGGGLGAITRLDLQRVATVSGDVAPGYNAQAVLQQVRQYLADYERSLPPGYHLAYTGENEEQQESFSFLTTALLIGSALIFLIMIAQFNRVSGPFLIMIAVGLSLIGVLLGLILTRTAFGLMTFIGLISLAGIVVNNNIVLIDYTMQLQRRGLSKHDAIIEAGATRLRPVILTALTTVIGLVPLTFGINIDFVGLLINWEPNFQLGSENTQFWGPMGTAIISGLTFGTFLTLVIMPVLYSSFDSVANHLRRFLGRAPVAAEVGNGATDTPPADVETRPSAVSRR; encoded by the coding sequence ATGAAAATCACCGATCTTGCCATACGCCAGCGTACCACGGTCCTTGTGCTGACCGTACTGCTGGCCGTCGGAGGGCTGGTCAGCTACCTGACCATTCCCAAGGAGTCCTTTCCCTCCATCGAAATCCCCAATATCGTCATCACAACGGTGTACCCCGGCGCCAGTCCGGAGGACATCGAGTCGCTGATCACCAAGCCCATCGAAGAAGAGCTGCAGGGCATTACCGGGATCGACGAGATCCGCTCGACCTCGACGGAGGGCGTCTCGACGATCGTGGTGGAATTCATGCCCGACCAGATCTCGCTGGACGAGGCGTTCCAGAAGGTGCGGGATAAAGTGGACATCGCGAAGGCGGAGCTGCCCGAGGATGCCGAGGAGCCGATCGTCAGCGAGATCGACCTCTCGGAGCTGCCCATCATGACGATCAACCTGGCGGCGCCCTACGCGCTTTCGCGCCTGAAGGAAGTGGCCGAGGACCTTTCGGACGAACTGGAGGCGCTGCCGGACGTGCTGGAGGCCACGGTCGTGGGCGGCCTGGAGCGTGAGGTGCAGGTGAACGTCGATCGCGCGGCGTTGCAGGCCTATAACCTGACCTTCAACGACGTCATCAACGCCATCCAGCGCGAAAACACGAACCTGCCGGGCGGCTCCATCGACGTGGACCGGCTCAACTACCTGGTGCGTGTGGACGGAGAGTTCGAGGTGCCGGAGGAGATCAACAACATTGTGATCAAAGCGCCGAACGGTAAGCCGATCTACGTGCGTGACGTGGCCGAGGTGGTCTTCGGCTACAAAGAGCGCGACAGCTACGCTTATCTGCGCGTGCTGCAACGCGAAGAAGACGGTCGCCTGGTGCCCGTCCACAATCAGTCCGGCGAGCCGCTGCAGGTGGTGAGCCTGAGCATCCGCAAGCGCTCGGGGGCCAACATTCTGGAGACCACCGAGGCCATCCGCCAAGTGCTCGACCGCTTCCCCTTCCCGGCCGGCACCGAGGTGGTCATCACGGGCGACCAGAGCGAGGACGTGCGAACGCTCGTTCGCGACCTGGAAAACAACATCATCAGCGGATTGATCTTCGTGGTGGCGGTGCTGCTGTTCTTCCTGGGCGTGCGCACGGCCACGCTCGTGGGCATTGCCATTCCGCTGTCGATGTTCACCTCGTTCCTGGTCTTCCAGGCGCTCGGCTACACGCTCAACTTCGTCATTCTCTTCTCGCTGATCATCGCGCTGGGCATGCTCGTCGACAATGCCATCGTCATTGTCGAGAACATCTACCGCTTCCGGGAGCAGGGCTACAGTCGCTTCGAGGCGGCCCGGCTGGCCACAGCCGAGGTGGGCGGGGCCGTGGTAGCCTCGACGGCCACGACGGTGGCGGCGTTCGTGCCCATGCTCTTCTGGCCCGGCATTATCGGCGAGTTCATGAGCTTTCTGCCGCTGACGCTCATCATCACGCTTACCTCGTCGCTGTTCGTGGCGCTGGTGATCAACCCGGTGCTGACCGGCTACTTCATGCGCGTAGAGGGCGAAAAAGCGCCGCGTCCGCCCCGGCGGGTGCGTGTGCTGGCGGCCGCCGTGATCCTGACGCTGGGGCTGGTGCTGGGGCTGGCCAACTGGAAAACGCTGGTAGTGCTGGCCGTCGCCGTTCCGGTGATCTACCTGCTCCACCGCTACATTTTCAGCCCGATCGGCAACTGGTTCATCCACCACGGCCTGCCGGGCCTGATCCAGCGCTACCGGGCCTTCCTGAGCTGGATGCTGGAGCGGGACTATTCGGTGCGGCATGCGCTGCTGCGCAACACGTTCGCGCTGGGAAGCTTCACGCTGGGCGTGGTGCTGCTGGTGCTGGGCGGCGGCCTTTCGGCCCTGCTGGGCGGCGGTCCGGCCGGGATGGTGCTGACGGTTCCCGGCACCATCCTGGCGGTGGTGGGTCTGATCGGCATCGTGCTGCACACGCTCGAGACACTTTTTCTGGGCGGCTGGGCGACGGTGCGCGGCGGGTTGATCTTCGGTGCCGTGGTGCTCGTCATCACCGGCCTCATGTACCTGAGCCCGCGCGAAGTGGCCCTCACCACGATCGTCGAGCTGCTGACGCTGCCGCTGCTCATCATCGTCGTCGGTCTGCTGGGCGCGTTGCTGAACCGCCGGGGCCGTCGCTACCTGATCCTCACGGACAATCGCGCCCGCCTGCTCAACAGCGTGCTCGGCGCGCTCTTCGCGATTCTGGCGATGTTCGCCATTGCACCCACGGGCGTCGAGTTCTTCCCGAAGACCGACCCCAACCAGATTCAGGTCACGCTGACGGCCCCGCTGGGCACGAACGTCGAGACGACCGATCGGATCGCCCGCGAGGCGCTGGCCCGTATCGAGCAGCTACTGAACGAGCATCCGGAAGACCGGGCCAACGTCAAAAACATTCAGGTGAACGTGGGGGTGGGCGGCGACCGGATGTTCGGCGGCGGCTCGTCGAAGCCCGAGGTGGCCACGATCACGCTGGATCTGGTCGATTACGAAGACCGGGCCGTCTCCAGCCGCGAGACGCTTGACCGGCTGCGCCGCCAGTTGCAGGGCATCCCCGGCGTGACGATCAAGATCGATCAGGACAATCCGGGACCGCCCACCGGGCCGCCGGTGAACATCGAAATCTCCGGCCCCGAGTTCACGGAGATCGTGCGCATCACGCAGGAAATCAAGCAGCGGCTGATCGAAGCCGCCGCGACAGGCCGCATTCCCGGTCTGGTGGACATTACCGACAACCTGAACACGGGGCGGCCGGAGCTGCGCGTGCGCATCGACCGGGAGCGGGCCGGACGTTTCGGGCTGAGCACGCAACAGATCGCCTCCACCGTGCGGGCCGCCATCAACGGTATCGAGGCCAGCCAGTACCGCACGGGCGAGGACGAATACGACATCACCGTCCGGTTGAAGGAGGCCGACCGTCGCTCGCTCGAAAGCCTGCGTAACCTGACCATTCTGCACGAAGGCCAGCAGATTCCGCTGGCGGCCGTGGCCGACTTCGAGCTGGGCGGCGGACTCGGCGCCATCACGCGCCTGGACCTGCAGCGCGTCGCCACCGTCAGCGGCGACGTGGCACCCGGCTACAATGCCCAGGCCGTGTTGCAGCAGGTGCGCCAGTACCTGGCCGACTACGAGCGGTCGCTGCCGCCGGGCTACCACCTGGCCTACACGGGCGAAAACGAAGAGCAGCAGGAGTCGTTCAGCTTTCTGACCACGGCGCTGCTCATCGGCTCGGCGCTGATCTTTCTGATCATGATCGCCCAGTTCAACCGCGTCAGCGGACCGTTCCTGATCATGATCGCCGTGGGGCTGAGCCTGATCGGCGTGCTGTTGGGCCTGATCCTTACGCGCACGGCCTTCGGACTGATGACCTTCATCGGGCTGATCTCGCTGGCCGGCATCGTGGTCAACAACAACATCGTGCTGATCGACTACACGATGCAGCTTCAGCGACGCGGACTCAGCAAGCACGACGCGATCATCGAGGCTGGCGCCACACGCCTGCGTCCCGTGATCCTGACGGCGCTGACCACCGTGATCGGCCTGGTGCCGCTGACGTTCGGCATCAACATCGACTTTGTGGGATTGCTGATCAACTGGGAGCCCAACTTTCAGCTTGGCTCGGAAAACACCCAGTTCTGGGGGCCGATGGGCACGGCCATTATCAGCGGGTTGACGTTCGGGACGTTCCTGACGCTGGTGATCATGCCCGTGCTCTACTCGTCGTTCGACTCGGTCGCCAACCATCTGCGGCGTTTCCTGGGACGCGCGCCCGTGGCGGCCGAGGTGGGCAACGGCGCAACGGACACCCCGCCGGCCGACGTAGAAACCCGGCCAAGCGCTGTGTCCCGGCGCTGA
- a CDS encoding efflux RND transporter periplasmic adaptor subunit: MHTHGWIRLSVLTGLVVLVLLGGCAPPDASAPASDTALAAAKRRVRVELLELRPTRFVDWIEVTGTVEAEHDATLSAQASGTVEYLAPLGSRVEEGALLARLDQTLARAALKQAEAQLASARAAYELALDNFRRQEPLFRDSIISALEFENVRAQRDQAEAQLRLAEAAVEQARKQLAHTEIRAPFAGTVETHFVDVGEQIAMGQPVVRLVNLRQVKVRAGVPERYARDVRVGTSVELRFQAYGLPPRQATVTFVGNAIDPANRTFPVEVRLDNPDGQLKPEMVVRVRLARQVLDSVVVVPLPAVVRDETGTSVFVADSSAEGPVARQRYVTLGPSSEGLVVVTQGLRFGEKVVVLGQNDLSDGDLLDVLQTYTVAALAADATTDSVRTLQTP, encoded by the coding sequence ATGCATACACACGGATGGATTCGCCTTTCGGTCCTGACCGGCCTTGTCGTACTGGTGCTGCTCGGCGGCTGCGCTCCGCCGGACGCGTCGGCACCGGCTTCCGATACGGCCCTGGCCGCCGCCAAACGGCGCGTGCGCGTCGAGCTGCTTGAACTGCGCCCGACCCGGTTCGTGGACTGGATCGAAGTGACGGGCACCGTCGAGGCCGAGCACGACGCGACGCTTTCGGCGCAGGCCTCCGGCACCGTCGAGTACCTGGCGCCCCTGGGTAGCCGCGTCGAAGAAGGCGCCCTGCTGGCCCGTCTGGATCAGACGCTGGCGCGCGCGGCGCTCAAACAGGCCGAAGCGCAACTGGCCAGCGCCCGTGCCGCCTACGAACTGGCCCTGGACAACTTCCGGCGCCAGGAGCCGCTTTTCCGCGACTCGATCATCAGCGCGCTGGAGTTCGAAAACGTTCGCGCACAGCGCGACCAGGCCGAAGCCCAGCTCCGACTGGCCGAGGCGGCCGTCGAGCAGGCCCGCAAGCAGCTGGCCCACACGGAAATCCGGGCACCTTTTGCCGGAACGGTCGAAACGCACTTCGTGGACGTGGGCGAGCAGATCGCCATGGGCCAGCCGGTCGTCCGTCTGGTCAACCTGCGCCAGGTGAAGGTCCGGGCCGGTGTACCGGAGCGCTATGCCCGTGATGTCCGCGTGGGCACGTCGGTCGAACTGCGCTTTCAGGCTTATGGCCTGCCACCGCGCCAGGCTACCGTGACCTTCGTCGGCAACGCGATCGATCCGGCCAACCGCACCTTCCCCGTCGAAGTGCGGCTGGACAATCCGGACGGCCAGCTCAAGCCCGAAATGGTCGTGCGCGTGCGGCTGGCCCGACAGGTGCTCGACAGCGTGGTCGTCGTTCCCCTGCCGGCCGTCGTGCGCGACGAGACCGGCACCAGCGTGTTCGTGGCCGATTCGTCGGCCGAGGGGCCGGTCGCTCGCCAGCGGTACGTCACGCTGGGGCCCTCTTCGGAAGGACTGGTGGTCGTCACGCAGGGCCTTCGCTTTGGCGAAAAGGTGGTCGTACTCGGCCAGAACGACCTGAGCGACGGCGACCTGCTCGACGTGCTGCAGACCTACACCGTGGCCGCCCTGGCCGCCGACGCAACCACCGACAGCGTCCGTACCCTTCAGACCCCGTAA
- a CDS encoding TolC family protein, whose amino-acid sequence MSRWKIIGLLLLLAPGVGAQPLLEPKPSEQPVVLTLEEAIQIALVQNRALQRARLDVENASAQVREAWGQVLPQVNLSADYTRNLKSPNPFAGSSAGSLFNSLGFVDWLAYNERARTDDDPETEPISFGEFVERQQQGLQEAGIRLRTGDNPFAVDNRFTAGITIEQTLFSKTAFAAIKGAEILKEINRRGATRQEQLLIDQVRRAFYGALLAQEQVRVMAQSVEHTRETLQETIRRVAQGVAPQFQRLSAEVELANLETQLIQAQNQAAQALDQFKLLLGIPIEQPVQLRGTLTVTDPGRYQQVALDDAVALALERRPDLEQLRLQVKLREVDRELAKAARYPRLSAFASFSYIGNVPDYRTIVLSDPNDPFKFSQRTNDFFSSDYWNPSVNVGLRLTWTIFSGFQTSARVQQRQIAVKQAELQYLEQLEQVRLEVLQAMRDLEAARKRLVSQERNVERAELNYEHARIRLREGVASPLEEREASQQLDQSRLNYLQAVYDYLAAQSAFEAAVGLIAPPGQEDRITLTLRNESR is encoded by the coding sequence ATGAGCCGCTGGAAAATCATCGGGCTGCTGTTGCTGCTGGCACCCGGCGTCGGCGCCCAGCCCCTTCTGGAGCCGAAGCCGTCCGAGCAGCCCGTGGTGTTGACGCTGGAAGAGGCCATTCAGATCGCGCTGGTACAGAACCGGGCCCTGCAGCGCGCCCGGCTCGACGTGGAAAACGCCAGCGCTCAGGTGCGCGAGGCCTGGGGCCAGGTGCTGCCGCAGGTGAACCTGAGCGCCGACTACACGCGCAACCTGAAAAGCCCCAACCCCTTCGCTGGCTCCAGCGCCGGTAGCCTGTTCAATTCACTGGGCTTTGTGGACTGGCTGGCCTACAACGAGCGGGCCCGCACCGACGACGATCCGGAGACCGAGCCCATCTCGTTCGGCGAGTTTGTGGAGCGTCAGCAGCAGGGGCTTCAGGAGGCCGGCATCCGGTTGCGCACGGGCGACAACCCCTTCGCCGTGGACAACCGGTTTACGGCGGGCATCACCATCGAGCAGACGCTTTTCAGCAAAACGGCCTTCGCGGCCATCAAAGGGGCCGAGATCCTGAAAGAAATCAATCGCCGCGGCGCCACGCGTCAGGAGCAACTGCTGATCGATCAGGTGCGGCGGGCCTTTTATGGCGCGTTGCTGGCGCAGGAGCAGGTCCGCGTGATGGCCCAGAGCGTGGAGCACACGCGCGAGACACTCCAGGAGACGATCCGGCGGGTGGCGCAGGGCGTGGCCCCGCAGTTTCAGCGGCTGAGCGCCGAGGTGGAGCTGGCCAACCTGGAGACGCAGCTCATTCAGGCCCAGAATCAGGCGGCCCAGGCGCTCGACCAGTTCAAGCTGCTGCTGGGCATTCCCATCGAACAGCCGGTGCAGCTCCGGGGCACGCTGACCGTGACCGATCCCGGCCGCTACCAGCAGGTCGCGCTGGACGATGCCGTGGCCCTGGCGCTGGAGCGCCGCCCGGATCTGGAGCAGCTCCGGCTGCAGGTCAAGCTGCGCGAGGTGGATCGGGAGCTGGCCAAAGCCGCCCGCTATCCGCGCCTGAGCGCCTTCGCCAGCTTCAGCTACATCGGCAACGTGCCGGATTACCGGACGATCGTGCTATCGGACCCGAACGATCCGTTCAAGTTCTCGCAGCGCACGAACGACTTCTTTTCGAGCGACTACTGGAACCCGTCGGTTAACGTCGGGCTGCGGCTGACCTGGACGATCTTCTCCGGCTTCCAGACTTCGGCCCGCGTGCAGCAGCGCCAGATCGCCGTCAAGCAGGCCGAACTCCAGTACCTGGAGCAGCTGGAGCAGGTGCGGCTGGAAGTGCTGCAGGCCATGCGCGATCTGGAAGCCGCCCGCAAGCGGCTGGTCAGCCAGGAGCGCAACGTCGAGCGGGCCGAGCTGAACTACGAGCACGCCCGCATTCGGCTGCGCGAAGGCGTGGCCAGTCCGCTGGAAGAACGCGAAGCCTCGCAACAGCTCGATCAGAGCCGCCTCAACTACCTGCAGGCCGTCTACGACTACCTGGCGGCCCAGAGTGCCTTCGAGGCGGCCGTGGGGCTGATCGCCCCGCCCGGTCAGGAAGACCGGATTACCCTGACGCTCCGCAACGAATCCCGGTAG
- a CDS encoding TetR/AcrR family transcriptional regulator — protein sequence MESPVLSRKERERLMRRRAMLEAARAVFAEKGYVDATLDEIAQRAEFGKGTLYNYFPGGKDELFFTVFEEIFAQFRQLIEQSFAGAASFREGFETFLRASFEFFEQHRDMLLLVTRESQRMLVSPDPERAAFFQKHHETFLELLARHIQAAIERGEVRPLPAEAVAHTILGNLHGLAMHRLLKECVAGKPQHVIPTPEEATRFLSTLLLEGLLNRTQTTEKS from the coding sequence ATGGAATCCCCCGTACTCTCCCGTAAAGAACGCGAGCGCCTGATGCGCCGGCGGGCCATGCTCGAAGCGGCGCGGGCCGTCTTCGCGGAAAAGGGCTACGTCGATGCCACGCTGGACGAAATCGCCCAGCGGGCCGAGTTCGGCAAAGGCACGCTCTACAACTACTTCCCCGGCGGCAAGGACGAGCTGTTCTTTACCGTCTTCGAGGAGATCTTTGCGCAGTTTCGTCAGCTGATCGAGCAGTCCTTTGCCGGGGCCGCCTCGTTCCGCGAGGGATTCGAGACGTTTCTGCGGGCCAGCTTCGAGTTCTTCGAGCAGCACCGGGACATGCTGCTGCTCGTCACGCGCGAGTCGCAGCGGATGCTGGTCAGTCCCGATCCGGAGCGGGCCGCCTTTTTCCAGAAACATCACGAAACGTTCCTGGAGCTGCTTGCCCGCCACATTCAGGCGGCCATCGAGCGGGGCGAGGTGCGGCCGCTGCCGGCCGAAGCCGTGGCCCACACCATTCTGGGCAACCTGCACGGGCTGGCCATGCACCGCCTGCTGAAGGAATGCGTGGCCGGCAAACCGCAGCATGTCATCCCTACTCCGGAAGAGGCCACACGCTTCCTTTCGACGCTGCTGCTGGAGGGCCTGTTGAACCGAACGCAAACGACGGAAAAATCATGA
- a CDS encoding mannose-1-phosphate guanylyltransferase encodes MLYAVIMAGGIGSRFWPKSRIDHPKQFLKVFGEATLLQNTVARLQGLVPIERCYIVTHQRYVEKTREQLPALPPENILAEPIGRNTAPCITYAAIKLLAQDPDALMVVLPADHVIRNVRAFHETLRVAIEKAREPGALVTIGIKPTYPATGYGYIQFEGSAEHLFEEPRPYRVRTFAEKPDLATAERFLDSGDFLWNSGMFIWRADSILDEVQRYLPDLYEAFEPLRQAVGTPDEPRLVEQAYQICPSISIDYGVMERSKNAWVVPGNFEWSDVGDWRAVYDLSPKDQLGNALKGQVIVRDASRNYVDTEKRLVVLIGIHDTAVIDTDDALLICNLDSTQQVKNVVEYLQAHNLEQYL; translated from the coding sequence ATGCTGTATGCGGTGATCATGGCGGGTGGTATCGGAAGCCGCTTCTGGCCCAAAAGTCGTATCGACCACCCCAAGCAGTTTCTAAAGGTTTTCGGCGAGGCCACGTTGCTGCAGAACACGGTGGCCCGCCTGCAGGGACTGGTTCCGATCGAGCGCTGCTACATCGTCACCCATCAGCGCTACGTGGAAAAAACCCGCGAGCAACTGCCCGCCCTTCCCCCTGAAAACATCCTGGCCGAGCCCATCGGGCGCAATACGGCGCCCTGCATCACCTATGCGGCGATCAAGCTGCTGGCGCAGGACCCCGACGCGCTCATGGTCGTGTTGCCGGCCGACCACGTGATTCGAAACGTCCGGGCCTTCCACGAGACGCTGCGCGTGGCCATCGAAAAAGCCCGGGAACCCGGCGCGCTGGTCACGATCGGGATCAAGCCCACCTACCCGGCCACCGGCTACGGGTACATCCAGTTCGAGGGCTCGGCCGAGCACCTGTTCGAGGAACCGCGGCCCTACCGGGTGCGCACCTTCGCCGAAAAACCGGATCTGGCCACGGCCGAACGCTTTCTGGACTCGGGCGACTTCCTCTGGAACAGCGGCATGTTTATCTGGCGCGCCGACTCGATCCTGGACGAAGTGCAGCGCTACCTGCCCGACCTCTACGAAGCATTCGAGCCGCTGCGCCAGGCCGTCGGAACGCCCGACGAACCCCGGCTGGTCGAGCAGGCCTACCAGATCTGCCCCAGCATTTCGATCGACTACGGCGTCATGGAGCGCTCCAAGAACGCCTGGGTCGTTCCCGGCAACTTCGAATGGAGCGACGTGGGCGACTGGCGCGCCGTCTACGACCTGAGCCCCAAAGATCAGCTGGGCAACGCGCTGAAGGGCCAGGTCATCGTGCGCGACGCCAGCCGCAACTACGTGGACACGGAAAAGCGCCTGGTGGTGCTCATCGGGATTCACGACACGGCCGTCATCGACACCGACGACGCCCTGCTCATCTGCAATCTCGACAGCACCCAGCAGGTGAAGAACGTCGTCGAGTACCTTCAGGCGCACAACCTGGAGCAATACCTCTGA
- a CDS encoding tetratricopeptide repeat protein has translation MGQRAVWFARNEQAEALERAGRKAEALALYEANAREGCDLSFTYERLGALYEEQGKLEQALEAFETARRIEQKRGPSKRLVRLVRRVEALQRRLQDREHEQRARLLFAEASYSSGRPQRAAAGTQQRKGCLGVWLLGAIGLGGLLGWLM, from the coding sequence ATGGGTCAACGTGCCGTCTGGTTTGCCCGCAACGAACAGGCCGAGGCGCTGGAGCGGGCCGGCCGTAAGGCCGAAGCGCTGGCGCTCTACGAGGCCAACGCCCGGGAGGGATGCGATCTGAGCTTCACCTACGAGCGGCTGGGCGCGCTCTACGAGGAGCAGGGGAAGCTGGAGCAGGCGCTGGAGGCGTTCGAGACGGCCCGCCGGATCGAGCAGAAACGGGGCCCCAGCAAGCGGCTGGTCCGGCTGGTCCGACGTGTCGAAGCGTTGCAGCGGCGGCTGCAGGACCGCGAGCACGAGCAGCGCGCGCGTCTGTTGTTTGCGGAGGCGAGCTACAGCAGCGGACGACCGCAGCGCGCCGCGGCCGGTACGCAGCAACGCAAGGGCTGTCTGGGCGTGTGGCTGCTGGGAGCGATCGGCCTGGGCGGACTGCTGGGATGGCTTATGTGA
- a CDS encoding LA_3696 family protein produces MAILTVPKVLREKLGDEGVEALIALLNEAAHHERNNLLEIVEERFARRVAETEKRLDNRITEEVARLEQRITEEVARLEQRISAVEAKFDSRIAEVEAKLDSRIAEVKVALGERYASLVRWMFIFWAGQIGVIVALFALLR; encoded by the coding sequence ATGGCGATTCTGACGGTCCCAAAAGTTTTGCGCGAAAAGCTCGGCGACGAGGGCGTCGAGGCGCTCATTGCGTTGCTCAACGAGGCGGCCCATCACGAACGCAACAATTTGCTGGAGATTGTCGAGGAGCGCTTCGCGCGGCGGGTTGCCGAGACCGAAAAGCGCCTGGACAATCGCATCACCGAGGAGGTGGCGCGTCTGGAGCAGCGCATTACGGAGGAGGTGGCGCGTCTGGAGCAGCGCATCAGCGCCGTAGAGGCGAAGTTTGATAGCCGGATCGCGGAAGTGGAGGCGAAGCTTGATAGTCGGATCGCGGAAGTGAAAGTGGCGCTCGGCGAGCGGTATGCGAGTCTGGTGCGGTGGATGTTCATTTTCTGGGCGGGACAGATCGGGGTGATCGTGGCGCTGTTCGCGCTGCTGCGGTGA
- a CDS encoding DUF2283 domain-containing protein, whose protein sequence is MRLKVDTKNDALYLRLDESAVVESEEVRPGIILDYNAEDQVVGIEILGIRKRIPEQMLKRLEFETL, encoded by the coding sequence ATGCGACTGAAAGTGGACACGAAGAACGACGCCCTCTACCTGCGCCTCGATGAGTCGGCGGTGGTGGAATCGGAGGAGGTGCGGCCGGGGATTATTCTGGATTACAACGCTGAGGACCAGGTGGTGGGCATCGAGATTCTGGGAATTCGGAAGCGGATCCCGGAACAGATGCTGAAGCGTCTGGAGTTCGAAACGCTCTGA